From Mycobacteriales bacterium, the proteins below share one genomic window:
- a CDS encoding lysophospholipid acyltransferase family protein: MGYWLVKAVLAPILRLLFRPYVTGAENLPEEGAAILAGNHTTFLDNFMIPLVVPRKVTFLAKSDYFTGPGPKGWLQKSFFRGVGMIPIDRSGGAASEAALRTGLRVLQRGELLALYPEGTRSPDGRLYRGKTGVARMALEAGVPVVPVGLIGMFELQPAGRLMPKLGKVELRIGKPLDFGRYAGMEGDRFVLRSVTDEIMYELMVLSGQEYVDTYATKAKADLEDAKSAARASLLSQTPPDIGRRAS; encoded by the coding sequence ATGGGCTACTGGCTGGTCAAGGCCGTGCTGGCGCCGATCCTCCGCCTGCTGTTCCGGCCGTACGTCACGGGCGCGGAGAACCTGCCCGAGGAGGGCGCGGCCATCCTGGCCGGCAACCACACGACCTTCCTCGACAACTTCATGATCCCGCTGGTGGTGCCGCGCAAGGTCACCTTCCTGGCCAAGAGCGACTACTTCACCGGCCCCGGACCGAAGGGCTGGCTGCAGAAGTCGTTCTTCCGCGGCGTCGGCATGATCCCCATCGACCGCTCCGGCGGCGCGGCGAGCGAGGCGGCGCTGCGCACCGGGCTGCGTGTCCTGCAGCGCGGAGAGTTGCTCGCGCTCTACCCGGAGGGCACCCGTTCACCCGACGGCCGGCTCTACCGCGGCAAGACCGGGGTCGCCCGGATGGCGCTCGAGGCCGGCGTGCCGGTGGTCCCGGTCGGCCTGATCGGCATGTTCGAGCTGCAGCCCGCAGGGCGGCTGATGCCCAAGCTGGGCAAGGTCGAGTTGCGGATCGGCAAGCCGCTCGACTTCGGCCGCTACGCCGGCATGGAGGGCGACCGCTTCGTGCTGCGCTCCGTCACCGACGAGATCATGTACGAGCTGATGGTGCTGTCCGGACAGGAGTACGTCGACACGTACGCGACCAAGGCGAAGGCCGACCTCGAGGACGCCAAGAGTGCCGCGCGCGCGTCGCTGCTCAGCCAGACGCCCCCCGACATCGGCCGCCGCGCGAGCTGA
- a CDS encoding alpha/beta fold hydrolase yields MPTPPFPGGVLPGAEPIDLPRGPVGVLLCHGFTGTTQSIRPWAEQLAAADLTVHAPRLPGHGTRWQDLNATRFADWYGELEREFDDLRSRCEPVFVMGLSMGGTLALRLAELRARQVAGIVVVNASLGTDRKDARLAPLLSKVLPSFPGIGSDIKKPGVTELAYDRLPLRAVASLQQAWPVVSADLPKITCPVLVFRSRIDHVVPPVSGQTLLRGLAGGTVEERILEDSYHVATLDNDAPAIVAGSLDFVRAHSPAAAG; encoded by the coding sequence ATGCCCACTCCCCCGTTCCCCGGCGGCGTCCTGCCCGGCGCCGAGCCGATCGACCTGCCCCGCGGCCCCGTCGGTGTGCTGCTGTGTCACGGTTTCACCGGTACGACGCAGAGCATCCGGCCCTGGGCCGAGCAGCTCGCGGCCGCCGACCTGACCGTCCACGCGCCCCGCCTGCCCGGCCACGGCACCCGCTGGCAGGACCTGAATGCCACCCGCTTCGCCGACTGGTACGGCGAGCTCGAGCGGGAGTTCGACGATCTGCGGTCGCGCTGCGAGCCGGTGTTCGTGATGGGTCTGTCCATGGGCGGCACGCTCGCCCTCCGGCTCGCCGAGCTGCGTGCCCGCCAGGTCGCGGGGATCGTCGTCGTCAACGCCTCGCTCGGGACGGACCGCAAGGACGCGAGGCTGGCGCCGCTGCTGTCGAAGGTCCTGCCGTCCTTCCCCGGCATCGGCAGCGACATCAAGAAGCCGGGTGTGACGGAGCTGGCGTACGACCGGCTGCCACTCAGGGCGGTCGCGTCGCTGCAGCAGGCCTGGCCGGTGGTCAGCGCCGACCTGCCGAAGATCACCTGCCCGGTGCTCGTCTTCCGCAGCCGGATCGACCACGTCGTGCCGCCGGTCAGCGGCCAGACCCTGCTGAGGGGGCTGGCCGGGGGGACCGTCGAGGAACGCATCCTGGAGGACAGCTACCACGTCGCCACGCTGGACAACGACGCGCCCGCGATCGTCGCCGGCAGTCTCGACTTCGTCCGCGCGCACAGCCCGGCTGCGGCGGGCTGA
- a CDS encoding TIGR00300 family protein, protein MTDASEVLETRGHLMDTGVLAKVLDDVLAYGGDYRIDRLDVGRAHEDESYARIVVSAENDEALARLLMRLQAHGMNQVDPGEALLREVEQDGVFPDDFYSTTNLETVVRLGSTWVPVEQPEMDCGLLLHAPGRVRTIPVSDVRAGDQVVCGAGGVKVVLPHRERSTDSFEFMASAVSSEKPQSLLLRQIAAQLREVKADGGKVLWVGGPAIVHTGAGPALVALIEAGYVDVLFAGNALATHDIEAALYGTSLGVDLAAGKGVEHGHEHHIRAINAVRKAGSIAAAVEQGVLSSGLMHALVRNGKRFVLVGSVRDDGPLPDVHTDVIVGQRAMRAELPGVGFAIMVATMLHSIATGNLLPASVPLVCVDINPATVTKLADRGSAQAVGIVTDTGLFLEGLARELVPGFTAG, encoded by the coding sequence GTGACCGATGCGAGTGAGGTGCTGGAGACCCGCGGCCACCTGATGGACACCGGGGTACTGGCCAAGGTGCTCGACGACGTGCTGGCCTACGGCGGGGACTACCGGATCGACCGGCTCGACGTCGGCCGGGCGCACGAGGACGAGTCGTACGCCCGCATCGTCGTCAGCGCGGAGAACGACGAGGCGCTGGCCCGCCTGCTCATGCGGCTGCAGGCGCACGGCATGAACCAGGTCGACCCCGGCGAGGCGCTGCTGCGCGAGGTCGAGCAGGACGGGGTGTTCCCCGACGACTTCTACTCCACCACCAACCTCGAGACGGTGGTGCGGCTGGGCTCGACCTGGGTGCCGGTCGAGCAGCCCGAGATGGACTGCGGGCTGCTGCTCCACGCTCCCGGCCGCGTCCGCACCATCCCGGTCTCCGACGTCCGGGCCGGCGATCAGGTGGTCTGCGGCGCCGGAGGTGTGAAGGTCGTCCTCCCGCACCGTGAGCGCAGCACCGACAGCTTCGAGTTCATGGCCTCGGCGGTCTCCAGCGAGAAGCCGCAGTCGCTGCTGCTGCGCCAGATCGCCGCGCAGCTGCGCGAGGTGAAGGCCGACGGCGGCAAGGTGCTGTGGGTCGGCGGACCGGCGATCGTGCACACCGGCGCCGGGCCGGCGCTGGTGGCGCTGATCGAGGCCGGCTACGTCGACGTGCTGTTCGCGGGCAACGCGTTGGCCACCCATGACATCGAGGCCGCGCTGTACGGCACCTCGCTCGGCGTCGACCTCGCGGCCGGCAAGGGCGTCGAGCACGGTCATGAGCACCACATCCGCGCCATCAACGCCGTCCGCAAGGCCGGCTCGATCGCCGCGGCCGTCGAGCAGGGCGTCCTGAGCTCCGGCCTGATGCACGCTCTGGTCAGGAACGGCAAGCGGTTCGTGCTGGTCGGCTCGGTGCGCGACGACGGGCCGCTGCCGGATGTGCACACCGACGTCATCGTGGGTCAGCGGGCGATGCGCGCGGAGCTGCCCGGTGTCGGCTTCGCCATCATGGTGGCGACGATGCTGCACTCGATCGCCACCGGCAACCTGCTGCCCGCCTCGGTCCCGCTGGTCTGCGTGGACATCAATCCCGCGACGGTCACCAAGCTGGCCGACCGCGGGTCCGCCCAGGCAGTCGGGATCGTCACCGACACCGGCCTGTTCCTCGAAGGCCTGGCTCGCGAGCTGGTCCCAGGCTTCACTGCCGGTTGA